In one Candidatus Planktophila versatilis genomic region, the following are encoded:
- a CDS encoding phytoene/squalene synthase family protein, with product MDALLQASYLECKRLNSLHGKTYYLATLLLPKNKRPYVHALYGFARYADEIVDDLASTLTPQEKADALRSWSTGVLNDLAAGRSTDHIGRALVDTAKKFAIPHQHFVDFLHSMEMDLTVTHYQTYEDLLEYVYGSAAVIGLEMVPILGYSDERAFEAAKKLGIAFQLANFIRDVGEDLDRGRVYLPLQELAQFGVDRAMLERRKLTPEIVAALKFQIARVRQLQAESQAGISYLDKESRPCIRAASELYCGIVDEVEAIGYDIFNKRAKTSTARRAKVAGLAYLQAITARIR from the coding sequence ATGGATGCGTTGCTACAAGCGTCTTACCTTGAATGCAAGCGCCTGAACTCGCTGCATGGCAAGACGTATTACTTAGCAACGTTATTACTTCCAAAGAATAAGCGCCCATACGTGCACGCCCTCTATGGCTTTGCCCGTTACGCCGATGAAATCGTCGATGATCTAGCATCTACGCTCACACCACAAGAGAAGGCTGATGCACTTCGCAGTTGGAGTACCGGTGTATTAAATGATTTAGCGGCAGGACGCTCAACCGATCACATTGGTAGAGCCTTGGTCGATACGGCTAAGAAGTTTGCTATCCCCCACCAGCACTTCGTAGATTTCTTACACTCGATGGAGATGGACTTAACCGTCACGCACTACCAAACATACGAAGACTTACTTGAATATGTCTATGGCTCTGCCGCCGTCATCGGCCTTGAGATGGTTCCCATCCTTGGCTATTCCGATGAGCGAGCATTCGAAGCGGCCAAGAAGTTAGGGATTGCATTCCAGCTTGCTAACTTCATCCGTGATGTGGGTGAAGATCTTGATCGAGGCCGGGTATATCTACCATTGCAAGAACTTGCTCAATTCGGTGTTGACAGGGCGATGTTAGAACGCAGAAAGTTAACGCCCGAGATTGTTGCAGCTCTTAAGTTTCAAATTGCGCGCGTGCGCCAATTGCAAGCGGAATCACAGGCGGGAATCTCATACTTGGATAAGGAGTCGCGCCCATGTATTCGCGCCGCCAGTGAGCTCTATTGCGGCATCGTCGATGAAGTCGAAGCCATTGGCTATGACATATTTAATAAGCGGGCCAAGACATCAACTGCTCGACGCGCCAAAGTAGCTGGCCTTGCTTATTTACAAGCAATCACAGCTCGTATTCGCTAG
- the crtI gene encoding phytoene desaturase family protein: protein MVARVKGPTDHVVVVGAGLAGLSAAMRLAGAGRKVTVVERESVPGGRNGLLKKDGYSFDTGPSVLTMPSLIQDAFSCVGEDMKDWLELMPLSPLYRAFYADGSQIDVHANTAQMEEEIRTKVSAEEALGYRRYVDFVTKLYKYEMNDFIDRNIDSPLNLLTPNLARLIALGGFKRLQPKVNQFLKDPRLQKVYSFQAMYAGVSPQQALAIYAVIAYMDSVNGVFFPKGGMHAVPRALAAAATKHGVEFKYNTTVTSLDKQNGRVKAVLTNTGERIECDVVVMNPDLPVVWRDLLGKTPLNIKRLKYSPSCTTLLVGSSKKYDHIAHHNIHFGKSWDGVFDELIEKKQLMSDPSVLVTVPTHDDPTLAPVGKQSYYVLFPTPNLTADIDWTKQAGPYRDSMIKTLEERGYTGFGDAIETEVMTTPLDWQRQGMEQGAPFASAHTFFQTGPFRPRNIAAGFENVVFAGSGTQPGVGVPMVLISGRLAAERIVGPVK, encoded by the coding sequence ATGGTTGCACGTGTAAAAGGTCCGACTGATCATGTTGTTGTTGTCGGAGCTGGTTTAGCTGGGCTCAGCGCAGCGATGCGGTTAGCTGGCGCCGGGCGAAAAGTCACCGTCGTTGAACGTGAATCTGTGCCTGGTGGACGAAATGGTCTCCTTAAAAAAGACGGATACTCATTTGATACCGGACCATCCGTCTTAACAATGCCATCCCTGATTCAAGATGCATTCTCATGTGTCGGTGAAGATATGAAGGATTGGCTTGAATTAATGCCACTTTCTCCTTTATACCGCGCCTTCTACGCCGATGGTTCACAAATTGATGTCCATGCCAACACTGCGCAGATGGAAGAAGAGATTCGCACCAAGGTCTCTGCCGAAGAAGCACTCGGCTATCGTCGTTACGTTGATTTTGTCACCAAGTTATATAAGTATGAAATGAATGACTTTATTGATAGAAATATCGATTCACCACTTAACTTACTGACACCTAACCTGGCGCGACTCATCGCACTGGGTGGCTTCAAACGGCTACAGCCAAAGGTAAATCAATTTCTGAAAGATCCTCGCCTGCAAAAGGTCTACTCATTCCAGGCGATGTATGCCGGCGTAAGTCCGCAGCAGGCCTTAGCAATTTATGCCGTCATTGCCTATATGGACTCAGTCAACGGGGTCTTCTTTCCTAAGGGTGGAATGCACGCTGTTCCTCGAGCCTTGGCAGCTGCGGCAACTAAGCATGGCGTTGAATTTAAATACAACACCACAGTGACCTCACTTGATAAGCAAAACGGTCGCGTGAAGGCGGTACTGACCAATACAGGTGAGCGCATTGAGTGCGATGTAGTGGTGATGAATCCAGATCTGCCGGTTGTGTGGCGGGATTTACTTGGCAAGACACCGCTAAATATCAAGCGCCTTAAGTACTCACCATCATGTACCACACTCCTTGTGGGCTCTTCCAAGAAATATGACCATATTGCCCACCACAATATTCACTTCGGTAAATCTTGGGATGGCGTCTTTGATGAGTTAATTGAGAAGAAGCAGTTGATGTCTGATCCTTCCGTACTTGTCACAGTACCTACCCACGATGACCCAACGCTGGCACCTGTAGGTAAGCAGTCGTATTACGTACTCTTTCCAACTCCTAACTTGACTGCAGATATCGATTGGACCAAGCAGGCCGGGCCATATCGCGATTCCATGATTAAGACTTTAGAGGAGCGTGGATACACAGGTTTTGGTGATGCCATTGAAACTGAAGTGATGACAACCCCACTTGATTGGCAGAGACAAGGTATGGAGCAGGGTGCACCATTTGCTAGCGCGCATACCTTCTTCCAAACAGGTCCATTTAGACCTCGAAATATTGCTGCCGGTTTTGAAAACGTAGTCTTTGCCGGCAGTGGAACCCAACCAGGTGTGGGAGTTCCGATGGTTCTCATCTCAGGTCGTCTTGCCGCCGAACGCATTGTGGGTCCGGTTAAGTAA
- a CDS encoding polyprenyl synthetase family protein produces MDKELTSSIDSVRSAVKEELTHYLAEQRDYLTSIASELVPVCDALEDYLLEGGKRLRPLFAYAGFMAAGATPTRTDIRAMASLELLQACALIHDDLMDGSDTRRGKPAIHRHFESLHRQGSMAGVPEQFGAAAAVLLGDLALVWSDHMLHNSGLSHESLLAALLIHDEMRIELMAGQYLDVREAGEKEFSVERSLRIARYKSGKYTIERPLHLGAVIASPAQSEHGQLLNVLSAYGLPLGEAFQLRDDLLGIFGNPDVTGKPAGDDLREGKRTVLMAMTLEKASAPARRELQRDLGNPTLTVQRIEELRTIITETGAVADVEKLIDGLATESKIAAQSSAIAADAQPFLLALADSAIRRSH; encoded by the coding sequence GTGGATAAAGAGCTCACTTCAAGTATCGATAGCGTGCGCAGCGCCGTCAAGGAAGAGCTCACCCACTATCTGGCAGAACAGCGCGACTACCTGACCAGCATCGCATCTGAGTTAGTTCCGGTCTGCGATGCACTCGAAGATTATCTGCTCGAAGGTGGCAAGCGACTTCGTCCGCTCTTTGCTTACGCCGGCTTTATGGCCGCCGGCGCTACGCCCACTCGCACAGATATTCGTGCGATGGCCAGCCTAGAACTCTTGCAAGCATGCGCACTTATTCATGATGATCTCATGGACGGATCAGATACGCGGCGCGGAAAACCTGCCATCCATCGCCACTTTGAATCATTACACAGACAAGGATCCATGGCGGGTGTTCCAGAACAATTTGGCGCAGCAGCTGCGGTGTTACTCGGTGACCTAGCTTTGGTCTGGTCTGATCACATGTTGCATAACTCAGGTTTATCGCATGAGAGCTTGCTGGCAGCGCTGCTGATTCATGATGAGATGCGCATTGAGTTAATGGCTGGTCAATATCTCGATGTGCGAGAAGCCGGTGAGAAAGAATTTAGCGTGGAACGCTCCTTGCGTATTGCTCGTTATAAATCTGGCAAATACACCATCGAGCGTCCACTTCACCTGGGCGCAGTGATTGCAAGCCCGGCGCAGAGTGAGCATGGCCAACTGCTCAATGTTCTTTCGGCATACGGGCTGCCACTCGGTGAGGCCTTCCAATTACGTGATGATCTACTTGGAATCTTTGGAAATCCTGATGTGACCGGAAAGCCAGCCGGTGATGATTTACGCGAAGGAAAGCGCACGGTATTGATGGCGATGACGCTAGAAAAAGCCAGTGCACCAGCTCGGCGAGAATTGCAACGTGACCTGGGCAACCCAACTCTCACCGTGCAGCGAATCGAGGAGTTGCGTACCATCATCACTGAAACTGGCGCCGTGGCTGATGTAGAAAAGCTCATCGACGGCTTGGCGACAGAATCAAAGATTGCAGCTCAATCATCTGCTATTGCCGCAGATGCCCAACCTTTTCTATTGGCACTTGCCGATAGCGCTATCCGCAGGAGTCACTAA
- the metF gene encoding methylenetetrahydrofolate reductase [NAD(P)H], with the protein MEKSSVRSGVTYSFEFFPPKDVEGEARLWSAMSQLESISPDFISVTYGAGGSTRDRTIRITSEITARTHIPTVAHLTCVGSTRDELIEILGKYRDAGITSILALRGDPTGGPRAPWVPTQGGLNHADELVTMAAEFGGFTIGVAAFPDGHPSSLGDIDKDIEVLLEKQRRGATFATTQFFFEVDKWKALVDKLAAKGSSLPIIAGILPVTNVKQLNRMAELGGTPIPASIAERFAAVENSPEDVSKLGVEIATNLCHQLLESGAPGLHFYTMNSSTATREIYAQIKDER; encoded by the coding sequence GTGGAGAAAAGCAGCGTGAGAAGTGGAGTTACGTACTCCTTTGAATTCTTCCCGCCTAAGGATGTCGAAGGTGAAGCGCGCCTCTGGTCGGCGATGTCACAACTGGAATCAATTTCCCCAGACTTTATCTCTGTGACCTATGGCGCAGGTGGAAGTACGCGAGATCGCACCATTCGCATCACTTCTGAAATCACTGCGCGAACACATATTCCCACCGTTGCACACTTAACCTGTGTGGGTTCAACGCGCGACGAGCTAATTGAGATTCTCGGAAAATATCGCGATGCCGGAATTACAAGCATTTTGGCGCTGCGTGGAGATCCCACCGGTGGACCGCGAGCACCATGGGTTCCCACGCAAGGCGGACTCAATCACGCGGATGAATTAGTCACCATGGCAGCTGAGTTCGGTGGATTCACAATCGGTGTTGCAGCATTTCCTGATGGTCATCCAAGTTCTCTTGGAGATATTGATAAAGATATTGAAGTCTTACTTGAAAAGCAGCGACGCGGTGCAACGTTTGCAACCACGCAATTCTTCTTTGAAGTAGATAAATGGAAAGCGCTGGTTGATAAGTTAGCGGCCAAGGGTTCCAGCCTTCCCATCATCGCTGGCATCTTGCCGGTGACAAATGTGAAACAACTTAACCGGATGGCAGAGTTGGGTGGAACACCGATTCCAGCATCTATTGCAGAGCGCTTTGCAGCGGTAGAAAATAGCCCAGAAGATGTCAGTAAGTTAGGTGTGGAGATAGCCACAAATCTCTGCCATCAATTACTAGAAAGTGGAGCTCCCGGACTTCACTTCTACACAATGAATTCATCAACTGCCACCCGTGAGATTTATGCACAGATTAAAGATGAACGATGA
- a CDS encoding CDP-alcohol phosphatidyltransferase family protein, with translation MSALTEQEFKERWSALHGGAAIKGAVAGWLSFSYQVARVCTALKFTPNFLTLLGLATAVAMAFSTSAGIALVLLIVSLFFDGIDGSVAIVQGRESKWGAVLDSIADRISEACWLYFGWTVGIPAWAAILMWTIAATQEYARARLASLGHSEVGVVTATERPVRAIFLALVLIIFILDIPGVTYISYAFILLLLVSFVQVMRVAKKTLS, from the coding sequence ATGAGTGCACTGACTGAGCAAGAATTCAAAGAGCGCTGGAGCGCACTTCACGGGGGAGCTGCGATTAAAGGGGCAGTTGCTGGCTGGCTGAGTTTTTCCTATCAAGTTGCACGCGTCTGCACAGCGCTGAAGTTCACCCCAAATTTTTTAACTCTCCTTGGACTCGCAACTGCAGTGGCGATGGCATTTTCAACAAGTGCTGGCATCGCACTGGTTCTTCTTATAGTTTCGCTCTTCTTCGATGGCATCGATGGAAGTGTTGCCATTGTGCAGGGGCGTGAAAGTAAGTGGGGCGCAGTTCTTGATTCCATTGCTGATCGCATCTCGGAAGCGTGCTGGCTCTACTTTGGTTGGACTGTGGGAATTCCGGCCTGGGCAGCAATTCTGATGTGGACGATTGCAGCTACCCAGGAATATGCCCGGGCACGACTTGCCTCCCTTGGTCACTCTGAAGTTGGAGTTGTGACAGCAACAGAGCGACCGGTGCGAGCAATTTTCCTGGCACTGGTTCTAATTATTTTCATTCTAGATATTCCAGGAGTTACTTACATTTCCTACGCCTTCATACTTCTTCTTCTGGTCAGCTTCGTGCAAGTAATGAGAGTTGCCAAGAAGACCTTGTCTTAA
- a CDS encoding phytoene desaturase family protein, translating into MTGHVGKVKQPERIAVVGAGIGGLCTAARLAKAGHLVTIFESSNRTGGKCRTEWIGRYAFDTGPSLLTLPAVYRDFFQRTGDVMGRVMEIEEVNPSFDYRFHDGKSVKFSNLSRKKTLAAISESLGEEAALEWDALMRQAEAMWDVSRGPFVESELKSPLSLLKRPRLMRDLKTIAPWKSLRGIGIRNPYLAKIMDRYATYSGSDPRVAPAVLSTIAFVEEAFGAWHVKGGVGTLSEKITERCEKLGVTIRLNTYVDEITTKSGTVTGVVVQGHHEEFDRVVANADAQFVYNNLMAPTNKVVKIRKQLAKSEPSLAGFSLLLGLKPSTAEPLAHHTILFPENYDFEFESIFTSKTPVEKPTIYICAPRDPLMVKDAGHEAWFVLVNAPRHDPYEGGFDWSDAEFNQRYAHSIINQIEAAGIAVRERLEVLEIRTPLDLQESVHAPGGSIYGSSSNGARSAFSRAKNRSPINGLYLVGGSAHPGGGLPLVGLSAEIVANAILD; encoded by the coding sequence ATGACCGGACACGTAGGAAAGGTAAAGCAGCCTGAACGCATTGCAGTTGTGGGCGCAGGTATCGGTGGACTCTGCACCGCAGCTCGCTTAGCAAAAGCAGGTCATCTCGTCACAATCTTTGAAAGCTCCAATCGCACCGGCGGAAAGTGCCGAACTGAATGGATTGGCCGTTATGCATTTGATACCGGGCCTTCACTTCTCACACTGCCAGCTGTCTATCGTGATTTCTTTCAGCGCACCGGAGATGTCATGGGGCGCGTCATGGAGATTGAAGAAGTAAATCCTTCTTTTGATTACCGCTTCCATGATGGCAAGAGTGTGAAATTTTCTAATCTTTCTCGCAAGAAAACTTTGGCCGCAATTTCTGAATCACTTGGAGAAGAAGCCGCACTCGAATGGGATGCGCTCATGCGCCAAGCAGAGGCGATGTGGGATGTCTCGCGCGGACCATTTGTGGAATCAGAGTTGAAATCTCCGCTCTCATTACTTAAACGACCACGACTGATGCGCGACCTCAAGACAATTGCTCCCTGGAAATCACTGCGTGGAATCGGAATTCGCAATCCTTACTTGGCCAAGATTATGGATCGCTATGCAACATATAGCGGCTCAGATCCACGAGTAGCACCGGCCGTGCTTTCCACTATCGCCTTCGTGGAAGAGGCATTTGGTGCTTGGCATGTAAAAGGTGGCGTTGGCACGCTCTCTGAAAAGATTACAGAACGCTGTGAAAAACTTGGAGTCACTATTCGCCTAAATACCTACGTTGATGAAATCACAACTAAGTCGGGTACTGTCACAGGCGTTGTGGTCCAGGGCCATCATGAAGAATTTGATCGCGTTGTGGCAAATGCTGATGCCCAATTTGTCTATAACAACCTGATGGCACCGACAAATAAAGTGGTAAAGATTCGTAAGCAGCTCGCAAAATCAGAGCCGTCCCTTGCTGGATTCTCACTGCTCTTGGGGCTCAAACCGAGTACAGCTGAACCACTTGCTCACCACACAATTCTCTTTCCCGAAAATTACGATTTTGAATTTGAATCAATCTTTACCAGTAAGACTCCCGTTGAAAAACCAACTATCTATATCTGCGCCCCACGAGATCCGTTGATGGTTAAGGATGCTGGACATGAGGCCTGGTTTGTCTTGGTTAATGCACCACGACATGACCCCTACGAAGGTGGTTTCGATTGGAGTGATGCTGAATTTAACCAACGCTATGCCCACTCAATCATCAATCAGATAGAGGCTGCTGGAATTGCGGTGCGTGAGCGTTTAGAAGTTCTTGAGATTCGCACCCCACTTGATTTACAAGAGAGCGTGCATGCACCAGGTGGTTCTATCTATGGAAGTTCAAGTAATGGAGCGCGCTCGGCATTCTCGCGTGCGAAAAATCGTTCTCCTATTAATGGGCTCTATCTGGTTGGCGGCTCTGCCCACCCCGGTGGCGGCTTGCCACTTGTGGGGTTAAGTGCCGAAATAGTTGCTAACGCAATTCTCGATTAA